One segment of Camelus ferus isolate YT-003-E chromosome 26, BCGSAC_Cfer_1.0, whole genome shotgun sequence DNA contains the following:
- the LOC116659993 gene encoding probable E3 ubiquitin-protein ligase TRIML2 isoform X2: MSKRLPSQLEQKIPEDACCEKHLEPPQLFCGDDQMMLCDKYFQSQEHKNHTVYGLQETAENYRKLFQEILTTLKEKLEVAKSMLADEQERMVMMQEEEQNFKEMIESEYRISFQLMIEENMVNLQGLQRYVFNLNLREANQNQPMQFATELREKFQEILQRLNNLGRENMSKLKESEVRLSEHTCSLQKTIAELEKKCGQSTSVLLQNARYALERSESLLLQCLEPAQITDLNLCQITGMSKMLKVLQKMIR; this comes from the exons ATGTCTAAAAGGCTCCCTTCTCAGTTAGAGCAAAAAATCCCAGAAGATGCCTGCTGTGAAAAACACCTGGAGCCACCACAGCTGTTCTGCGGTGATGACCAAATGATGCTTTGTGACAAGTACTTCCAGTCCCAGGAGCACAAGAATCACACGGTGTATGGATTACAAGAGACTGCTGAGAATTACAGG AAGTTATTCCAGGAGATATTGACCACACTGAAGGAGAAACTTGAAGTAGCTAAAAGCATGTTGGCTGATGAGCAAGAAAGAATGGTGATGATGCAG GAAGAGgagcagaattttaaagaaatgattgagTCTGAATATAGGATAAGTTTCCAGTTGATGATTGAAGAAAACATGGTGAACCTCCAGGGCCTGCAAAGGTATGTATTCAACCTGAACTTGAGAGAAGCAAATCAGAACCAACCGATGCAGTTTGCCACAGAGCTAAGGGAGAAGTTCCAGGAAATACTACAG AGACTGAACAATCTGGGGAGAGAGAACATGAGTAAACTGAAGGAGAGTGAAGTCAGGCTGTCTGAACATACCTGCAGCCTCCAAAAGACCATCGCAGAGTTAGAGAAGAAGTGTGGGCAATCCACCTCAGTGTTGCTGCAG AATGCAAGATACGCTTTGGAAAG GAGTGAGTCACTACTGCTTCAGTGTTTAGAGCCTGCCCAAATCACAGACCTGAATTTATGCCAAATAACAGGAATGAGCAAAATGCTAAAAGTGCTGCAAA
- the LOC116659993 gene encoding probable E3 ubiquitin-protein ligase TRIML2 isoform X1: protein MSKRLPSQLEQKIPEDACCEKHLEPPQLFCGDDQMMLCDKYFQSQEHKNHTVYGLQETAENYRKLFQEILTTLKEKLEVAKSMLADEQERMVMMQEEEQNFKEMIESEYRISFQLMIEENMVNLQGLQRYVFNLNLREANQNQPMQFATELREKFQEILQRLNNLGRENMSKLKESEVRLSEHTCSLQKTIAELEKKCGQSTSVLLQNARYALERSESLLLQCLEPAQITDLNLCQITGMSKMLKVLQRPITLDHRTAHPCLVLSEDLRSVRLRNVQQDMSGHPERFDFSAAVLGVESFTSGRHYWEVDVEKATQWQLGIYGGFAYRNDSRDKVLLTGTMMGTDYIFWTFPPLRRVSLRERVHSVGVFLNYEYGQVSFYDVTNRSLIYNFSGLTFQGALRPIFSLCVPNGRMNSDSLSICLPHVSFCNGTVSPQSSLV from the exons ATGTCTAAAAGGCTCCCTTCTCAGTTAGAGCAAAAAATCCCAGAAGATGCCTGCTGTGAAAAACACCTGGAGCCACCACAGCTGTTCTGCGGTGATGACCAAATGATGCTTTGTGACAAGTACTTCCAGTCCCAGGAGCACAAGAATCACACGGTGTATGGATTACAAGAGACTGCTGAGAATTACAGG AAGTTATTCCAGGAGATATTGACCACACTGAAGGAGAAACTTGAAGTAGCTAAAAGCATGTTGGCTGATGAGCAAGAAAGAATGGTGATGATGCAG GAAGAGgagcagaattttaaagaaatgattgagTCTGAATATAGGATAAGTTTCCAGTTGATGATTGAAGAAAACATGGTGAACCTCCAGGGCCTGCAAAGGTATGTATTCAACCTGAACTTGAGAGAAGCAAATCAGAACCAACCGATGCAGTTTGCCACAGAGCTAAGGGAGAAGTTCCAGGAAATACTACAG AGACTGAACAATCTGGGGAGAGAGAACATGAGTAAACTGAAGGAGAGTGAAGTCAGGCTGTCTGAACATACCTGCAGCCTCCAAAAGACCATCGCAGAGTTAGAGAAGAAGTGTGGGCAATCCACCTCAGTGTTGCTGCAG AATGCAAGATACGCTTTGGAAAG GAGTGAGTCACTACTGCTTCAGTGTTTAGAGCCTGCCCAAATCACAGACCTGAATTTATGCCAAATAACAGGAATGAGCAAAATGCTAAAAGTGCTGCAAA GACCTATCACTTTGGACCATAGAACAGCTCATCCCTGTCTGGTCTTATCCGAGGATCTGAGAAGCGTAAGACTCAGGAATGTCCAGCAGGACATGTCTGGTCACCCAGAGAGATTTGACTTCAGCGCCGCTGTGTTGGGTGTGGAGAGCTTCACCTCAGGGAGGCACTACTGGGAGGTGGATGTGGAAAAGGCAACGCAGTGGCAGCTGGGTATATACGGAGGCTTTGCCTACAGAAACGATTCCAGGGATAAAGTCCTACTCACAGGGACCATGATGGGAACCGATTATATCTTCTGGACCTTTCCCCCTTTAAGAAGGGTCTCCTTGAGAGAGCGAGTGCACAGTGTTGGAGTTTTCCTGAACTATGAGTACGGGCAGGTATCCTTCTATGATGTGACAAATAGATCCCTCATCTATAATTTCTCTGGCCTCACTTTCCAAGGAGCTCTCAGgcctatattttctctttgtgtccCAAATGGACGCATGAATTCAGACTCTCTGAGCATCTGCCTCCCACATGTTTCCTTTTGTAATGGGACTGTTAGCCCTCAGTCTTCTTTGGTGTGA